The following proteins come from a genomic window of Ignavibacteriales bacterium:
- a CDS encoding OmpA family protein, with protein sequence MKKISIIFSFLLIVFVDINQAQLVTDSWSFGFGFRYPRYVSANVQPLNSNYGGFISLQRNFSEHVGLRLRPSYSHFEGEFTDVTLTKITSSTNAIMGDLDFLYYFFPCEPVSPYLFVGAGAGLRTIKNNATKTLDENETVLAFNIGTGVEVGLDSDWKIMAEFGYHVTNNSEFDGAIGAGEINGRDSYFGLSLGLNYLFEKGEPSKYCQLYSGITQEYKDMTDYNKIESMIVKHIPKEVVKEVVVEKPAKATSMMEKWVLIGVNFDFNKSKLLPESYPILYDAAKTLLRNPDMKVEIQGYTDNIGSESYNIKLGQRRADVVKDYLVSKGIAANRINAISFGEGGPVADNKTADGRAMNRRIEFKVQ encoded by the coding sequence ATGAAAAAAATTTCTATAATATTTTCTTTTTTATTGATTGTGTTTGTTGATATAAATCAAGCACAATTAGTAACCGATAGCTGGTCATTCGGTTTTGGCTTTAGATATCCTAGATATGTAAGTGCAAATGTTCAACCGCTTAACTCTAACTATGGCGGCTTTATTTCATTACAAAGAAATTTCTCCGAACATGTGGGGCTAAGATTGAGGCCAAGTTACTCTCATTTTGAAGGGGAGTTTACAGATGTAACTTTAACCAAAATAACTTCAAGCACGAACGCAATAATGGGAGACCTTGATTTTCTTTATTATTTTTTCCCTTGCGAACCGGTTTCACCTTATTTGTTTGTTGGTGCTGGTGCTGGTTTAAGAACGATAAAAAATAATGCAACAAAGACTTTGGATGAAAATGAAACCGTTCTAGCTTTCAATATTGGTACTGGTGTGGAAGTGGGTCTTGATTCAGATTGGAAAATCATGGCAGAGTTTGGTTACCATGTTACTAACAATTCTGAATTCGATGGTGCTATTGGCGCTGGAGAAATTAACGGACGCGATTCTTATTTTGGACTCAGTCTGGGTCTTAATTATCTCTTTGAGAAAGGTGAACCCTCAAAATATTGTCAGCTCTATTCCGGCATCACCCAAGAGTATAAGGATATGACTGATTACAATAAAATTGAATCGATGATAGTTAAACATATCCCTAAAGAAGTTGTAAAAGAAGTCGTTGTTGAAAAACCGGCTAAAGCAACTTCAATGATGGAAAAATGGGTTCTTATTGGTGTTAACTTCGATTTTAACAAATCAAAATTATTACCAGAATCATATCCAATTCTTTATGATGCTGCAAAGACTTTATTAAGAAATCCGGATATGAAAGTTGAGATACAAGGTTATACAGATAACATTGGATCTGAATCTTATAATATAAAGCTAGGCCAACGACGAGCTGATGTAGTGAAGGATTATCTCGTTTCCAAAGGAATTGCCGCAAACAGAATTAATGCAATTAGTTTTGGAGAAGGCGGTCCAGTTGCTGATAATAAAACAGCAGATGGTAGGGCAATGAACAGACGAATTGAATTTAAGGTGCAATAA
- a CDS encoding DUF4783 domain-containing protein: MQSHHKSYLILFLLLSVFSSAWYNTSAQETKSKEAQKIFLRIEEGINSAAVDKFSNYFSAKNYFSFNDGTTGYYSANQSYYVIKDFLSIYQPISFKLTNIVTETATPFASGNLKYNNKGIRGNAIVFISLQMTDNKWHISQITIN; this comes from the coding sequence ATGCAATCACATCACAAATCATATCTGATTTTATTTTTGCTGCTTTCTGTATTCAGTTCCGCTTGGTATAATACTTCGGCACAGGAGACTAAAAGCAAAGAGGCGCAAAAAATTTTTTTAAGAATTGAAGAAGGAATAAATTCGGCAGCAGTAGATAAATTCTCGAATTATTTTAGTGCAAAAAATTACTTCAGTTTTAATGACGGTACTACGGGGTATTACAGTGCAAATCAATCTTACTATGTTATTAAAGATTTCTTAAGCATATATCAGCCAATTTCGTTTAAGCTGACAAATATTGTTACAGAAACAGCGACTCCTTTTGCTTCCGGAAATTTGAAGTACAACAATAAAGGTATTAGGGGTAATGCAATTGTATTTATCTCTCTGCAAATGACCGATAACAAATGGCACATCTCTCAGATAACAATAAATTAG
- a CDS encoding aspartate carbamoyltransferase catalytic subunit — protein sequence MSLSSRHLLGLNGVPKEDLQLILDTATTFREVLERPIKKVPTLQGKTIVNLFYEDSTRTRISFELAQKRLSADTINFSTSTSSVKKGETFKDTVRNIEAMKVDMIVVRHKSAGVPQYLTRISKANIINAGDGLHEHPTQGLLDMYSIRERLGKLEGLKVCIVGDVAHSRVALSNIFGLKTMGATVSVCGPLTMIPLGIESLGVKIYTNIDEAMQKNDVLNVLRIQLERNAGTRIPSLREYHKYFGITSERIEKQNKEIVILHPGPINRGVEISSEVADGPYQVILDQVTNGVAVRMAVLYLLGTMH from the coding sequence ATGTCATTATCAAGCAGACACTTATTGGGACTGAACGGAGTACCTAAGGAAGATCTTCAATTGATTCTTGATACTGCAACAACTTTTAGAGAGGTTCTAGAAAGACCAATCAAGAAGGTGCCGACTTTACAGGGCAAGACAATTGTAAATCTTTTTTATGAAGATTCGACACGAACAAGAATTTCTTTTGAACTTGCACAAAAACGTCTTTCCGCAGACACAATAAATTTTTCTACTTCTACAAGCAGCGTCAAAAAGGGAGAAACTTTTAAAGATACTGTGAGAAATATTGAAGCAATGAAAGTTGATATGATTGTTGTGCGGCATAAATCTGCCGGAGTACCGCAGTATCTCACAAGAATATCTAAAGCAAATATTATTAACGCCGGCGACGGTTTGCATGAACATCCGACGCAAGGATTGCTGGATATGTATTCAATCAGAGAACGCCTCGGTAAGTTAGAAGGTTTGAAAGTATGTATTGTTGGAGATGTTGCGCACAGCCGGGTTGCGCTCTCAAATATTTTTGGTTTGAAAACAATGGGTGCAACTGTTTCGGTGTGCGGACCGTTAACAATGATTCCGCTTGGAATCGAATCGCTCGGAGTAAAAATTTATACCAACATCGATGAAGCCATGCAAAAGAATGATGTTCTGAACGTTTTAAGGATTCAGCTGGAACGTAATGCCGGAACACGAATTCCATCATTAAGGGAATATCATAAATATTTTGGAATTACATCCGAACGAATTGAAAAACAAAATAAAGAAATTGTAATTCTTCATCCGGGACCAATTAACCGCGGTGTTGAAATTTCCTCTGAAGTTGCTGACGGACCGTATCAAGTTATTCTTGATCAAGTTACAAATGGTGTTGCTGTACGAATGGCAGTTCTATATTTACTTGGTACAATGCATTAA
- a CDS encoding ATP-binding protein: protein MIKKIFTRNRIYFSLITFLLVLIIVSGIISPIILEKEKNDWDKILIDKTDFFENNINQAFDNKSSLLITTGYEVKRKLRSLVTSPALDRKKVINLIADPKFRDFSIHLYNSEMSLVAWNSEPILSSNELQNLPQFFNQTFFSGKKLFTYLSFVDTLKANEQVYTLVSSIPIEKHFSLTKKDEPSFNIVDSLSRGFSIGIEIEYSPFAKLSKDGRKYSFAVLNNFKNKIAVATFDKPSLELNLNSIRKSTEIIQYLLTAFIVMILGLWARVYLRRIDKKRYRFALFTVYMALLRTILFYFGIPSSFIHNSLTDASNFSSVFVFGMVRSPLEFFITVLFLLIIVLIGYKYFLEFIYNRSETKSASLFKTMASFIISILLFLLTYRGIGAAIRSVVFDSTIRYFKDFSLIPSPAILLMNFNILILGLSAIIFSLILITFIYSQYSFMEEKKKRNLLISLFILTQFCGWIFDGLQLEPQGTPLIRIVYITIVFVLFYLFLFNNKPKTIALIYYAFAASIISVSLLTYYNSEIERESLKTTAHELIRTDENMVDFMVVQTLTQAVQNERIQNSYAELKDLSSDAFVLWSNSLLYREGIRSAINFYDTQKQYLGGFETGKEFSRELFETYIQHAGDSLTINRQSNIFGDEKTFIGIAPVKINDQLAGYALVSAIYEEDYLNFAEFPKFIITTKAGISSVINLDKLKIFDFQDNQLKYTYGSAILSSDDENSILKSNFTNLDEAWLKLDLNGERNLIYALKVNLPKSNKILAIALEEKSFSWNLSDFFKIFFVHTIIIVSLLLIFSALRYKKNKNVLASYRTRLTGAFLVVSLIPLFLIAIYFRNLSEGKNSELVEKRLTELTDQVKSYISLYSNDSSLNRQVIFDKAARDLSISFSIYEDKNLIYDSHKVYSDIGLLPATLNDIVYLNCWLGRDQKLFLKEPIENYPVNSVYTLADISGSGYIIQVNDLFNRIVLPLSDVELDIFLFGIFSLAVILLVIFSTVLANQISSPIRKLTYATKSVGSGDLNVEVNYKTTGEIKELVDGFNQMVKRIKQSQSDLAQLERESAWKEMAKQVAHEIKNPLTPMKLSVQQLIAAHIDKSPKFDSIFEKVTSTIISQIEILKNIASEFSNFARMPRVNIEKLNGVETIRESLNLFEDEEISINFYCKETEIFINADQDQLKRTIVNLVRNSIQAGAKNIKTELSLHENLCEIRISDDGEGISKENFEKVFENNFTTKRGGMGLGLSMAKRFINVLGGTILVERSSNDEGTTILITIPLAN, encoded by the coding sequence ATGATCAAAAAAATATTCACACGAAATAGAATTTACTTTTCGCTGATAACATTTTTGTTGGTCTTAATTATTGTTTCGGGCATTATTTCTCCAATCATTCTGGAAAAAGAAAAAAATGATTGGGACAAAATTTTAATTGATAAAACAGATTTTTTTGAAAATAACATCAATCAAGCGTTCGACAATAAATCTAGTTTACTTATAACGACGGGTTACGAAGTAAAAAGAAAATTGCGCAGCCTTGTTACAAGTCCCGCCCTTGATCGGAAAAAGGTTATTAACCTTATAGCAGATCCAAAATTCCGGGATTTTTCTATCCATCTTTATAATTCCGAAATGAGTTTAGTTGCCTGGAATTCCGAGCCGATTCTTTCTTCTAACGAATTACAAAATCTCCCGCAATTTTTTAATCAAACATTTTTTAGCGGTAAAAAACTATTCACCTATCTATCGTTTGTAGATACACTGAAAGCAAATGAACAAGTTTATACGCTGGTCTCAAGTATTCCGATTGAAAAACATTTTTCGCTCACAAAGAAAGACGAGCCGTCATTTAACATAGTTGATTCGCTTTCGCGTGGTTTCTCAATTGGAATTGAAATCGAATACTCTCCGTTTGCAAAGTTGTCAAAAGACGGTAGAAAATATTCTTTTGCCGTTCTTAATAATTTCAAGAACAAAATTGCAGTTGCCACATTTGATAAACCCTCGCTCGAACTTAATCTAAACAGTATCCGTAAGTCGACCGAGATTATACAATATTTATTAACTGCTTTTATTGTAATGATTCTAGGGCTCTGGGCAAGAGTCTATTTGCGGCGCATAGATAAAAAAAGATACCGGTTCGCTCTCTTCACGGTTTATATGGCTCTACTTCGAACAATTCTCTTTTATTTTGGAATTCCATCTTCGTTTATTCATAACTCCTTAACAGATGCTTCTAATTTTTCTTCAGTATTTGTTTTTGGTATGGTCCGTTCACCATTGGAGTTTTTTATTACGGTTCTATTTCTTCTAATCATAGTTTTGATTGGCTATAAATATTTTTTAGAGTTCATATACAACCGATCTGAAACGAAATCCGCAAGTTTATTCAAAACCATGGCATCATTTATAATTTCTATTTTGTTATTCCTTCTTACCTACAGAGGAATTGGTGCCGCAATTCGCAGTGTGGTCTTCGATTCGACGATTCGTTACTTCAAAGATTTTTCTTTAATACCCTCTCCCGCCATTCTACTGATGAATTTCAATATTCTTATCCTTGGTTTGAGTGCCATCATCTTCTCATTAATCTTAATAACATTCATTTACTCTCAATATTCTTTTATGGAAGAAAAGAAAAAGAGAAATCTTTTAATATCGCTTTTTATTCTAACCCAGTTCTGTGGCTGGATTTTCGACGGACTTCAACTTGAGCCGCAAGGAACTCCACTTATTCGAATAGTCTATATAACAATTGTCTTTGTGCTTTTTTATCTTTTTCTCTTTAACAATAAGCCAAAAACGATAGCACTGATCTATTATGCTTTTGCGGCATCAATAATTTCTGTCAGCCTTCTTACATATTATAATTCTGAAATAGAAAGAGAATCGTTAAAAACAACCGCACATGAGTTGATCCGGACCGATGAAAACATGGTTGACTTCATGGTAGTACAAACATTGACTCAGGCAGTGCAAAACGAACGGATTCAAAATTCATACGCGGAATTAAAAGATCTATCATCAGATGCATTTGTTTTGTGGAGCAATAGTTTGCTCTATCGGGAGGGAATCCGCTCAGCAATAAATTTTTATGATACGCAAAAACAGTATTTAGGCGGATTTGAAACAGGCAAGGAGTTTTCTCGAGAATTGTTTGAAACTTATATTCAACATGCAGGAGACTCTTTAACAATTAACCGGCAATCCAATATCTTCGGAGATGAAAAAACATTCATTGGTATAGCGCCGGTAAAGATTAATGATCAGCTTGCGGGATATGCTCTTGTTTCTGCAATATATGAAGAAGACTATCTTAATTTTGCTGAATTTCCAAAATTTATAATTACAACCAAGGCGGGAATTTCTTCTGTAATTAATCTTGATAAACTCAAGATTTTTGATTTTCAGGATAACCAATTAAAATACACATACGGTAGTGCCATATTATCTAGCGATGATGAGAACTCAATCTTAAAATCTAATTTTACTAATCTGGATGAAGCATGGCTAAAACTGGACCTGAACGGTGAAAGAAATTTGATCTATGCTTTAAAAGTTAATTTACCAAAGAGCAATAAAATATTGGCAATTGCTCTTGAAGAAAAAAGCTTCTCATGGAATCTATCTGACTTCTTTAAAATCTTTTTTGTTCATACTATAATTATTGTAAGTCTTCTTCTGATATTTTCTGCTTTACGTTATAAAAAAAATAAAAATGTATTGGCATCCTACAGAACACGTTTAACCGGCGCATTCTTGGTTGTTTCGCTTATTCCGCTCTTTCTTATCGCAATCTATTTCAGAAATTTATCTGAAGGTAAAAATTCCGAGCTGGTTGAAAAACGATTAACCGAACTTACCGATCAGGTTAAATCTTATATATCGTTGTACTCTAATGATTCTTCTTTAAACCGGCAGGTAATTTTCGATAAAGCTGCACGTGATCTCAGCATCAGCTTTTCTATTTATGAAGATAAAAATTTGATCTACGATTCACACAAAGTGTACAGCGATATTGGATTACTACCGGCAACGCTAAATGATATTGTGTACTTAAATTGCTGGCTTGGCAGGGATCAAAAACTCTTTCTTAAAGAACCGATTGAAAATTATCCGGTTAATTCAGTTTATACTCTTGCTGACATTTCGGGATCCGGGTACATAATTCAAGTGAATGATCTTTTTAATAGAATTGTTCTTCCTCTTTCCGATGTTGAACTTGATATTTTTCTGTTTGGAATATTTTCTCTTGCCGTAATATTATTAGTTATTTTCAGTACGGTATTGGCAAATCAAATTTCTTCGCCGATCAGAAAATTAACCTATGCAACAAAATCTGTTGGCAGCGGAGATCTTAATGTTGAAGTAAATTACAAGACCACAGGAGAAATCAAAGAGCTTGTGGACGGATTTAATCAAATGGTTAAGAGAATAAAACAAAGCCAATCCGATCTTGCACAACTTGAACGCGAATCCGCATGGAAAGAGATGGCAAAACAAGTTGCTCATGAAATTAAAAATCCTCTAACACCGATGAAACTTTCTGTTCAGCAGCTTATTGCCGCTCACATTGATAAATCTCCCAAATTCGATTCAATTTTCGAAAAGGTTACTTCAACAATTATTTCTCAGATAGAAATATTAAAAAACATCGCTTCGGAATTTTCCAATTTTGCCCGTATGCCGAGAGTTAATATTGAAAAATTGAATGGAGTGGAAACTATAAGAGAATCGCTTAACCTGTTCGAAGATGAAGAAATATCGATAAATTTTTACTGTAAAGAAACAGAAATATTTATTAATGCCGATCAAGATCAACTGAAAAGAACCATTGTCAATCTAGTTCGCAACTCAATTCAGGCCGGGGCTAAGAATATTAAAACAGAATTATCTTTGCACGAAAATTTATGCGAAATTAGAATATCCGACGACGGAGAAGGAATAAGCAAAGAAAATTTTGAAAAAGTTTTCGAAAATAACTTTACCACAAAACGGGGCGGCATGGGTCTGGGTTTAAGTATGGCTAAAAGATTTATCAATGTACTCGGCGGAACGATATTGGTGGAAAGATCATCAAATGATGAAGGAACTACAATTTTAATCACAATTCCATTGGCAAACTAA
- a CDS encoding YjbH domain-containing protein — translation MRLYNISYSRQIFFFCFILFVNNLSFGYDDGAIKDNLIRKLVNSGFENIRVKIDDQRVIIAYENRVYRFDIEAMKEILKIVVTELNDQQKIILIPQNRKIPIVSIETSAEDCKNYFNGIFSGKEFASKLKIDFNTDDIFKEIQDVELMNSSSFKFDIAVKPQLKFEFGPYEKPVISQINAVPELKTSFWNGMSFNYELLIPIINEFGTSENSVRPGIIALNQVLRLPNDFFVSSSVGFFTQNRFGLDFDLKRYFMNGDFNVGLNFGLTSFVSFSGMTKILYNEIFKWTGSLSLEYRIPKYDLTLGLMVGKFLMGDNSFRIDVSREFGEIEIGFFAIRSSTSVSNGGINITIPLFPANYWRPSFVRLRSNENFSWSYLVKTNPDQLIGLRYNTDNRIGIFNKKLNPNFIKNYFSIN, via the coding sequence TTGAGATTATATAATATTTCATATTCGAGACAAATATTTTTCTTCTGTTTTATTCTTTTTGTGAATAATCTCAGTTTTGGATATGATGATGGAGCTATTAAGGATAATCTAATCCGTAAATTGGTTAATAGCGGATTTGAAAATATTCGTGTGAAGATAGATGATCAAAGAGTAATTATTGCTTATGAGAATCGAGTTTATAGATTTGATATTGAGGCAATGAAAGAGATACTCAAAATAGTGGTAACGGAATTAAACGATCAGCAAAAAATTATTTTGATTCCGCAAAACAGAAAAATTCCTATTGTATCCATAGAAACATCGGCGGAAGATTGTAAAAATTATTTCAACGGAATATTTTCCGGAAAGGAATTTGCTTCCAAACTAAAAATTGATTTCAACACGGATGATATATTTAAGGAAATTCAGGATGTTGAATTGATGAATTCTTCTTCATTTAAATTTGATATTGCCGTTAAACCACAATTAAAATTTGAATTCGGTCCTTATGAGAAACCGGTAATCTCTCAAATAAATGCCGTTCCGGAATTAAAAACTAGTTTTTGGAATGGGATGAGTTTCAACTATGAATTACTTATTCCAATTATTAACGAATTTGGAACCAGTGAGAATTCTGTTAGACCAGGTATTATTGCCTTGAACCAGGTGCTCAGACTTCCAAATGATTTTTTTGTCTCTTCATCAGTAGGATTTTTTACTCAGAACCGTTTTGGTTTGGATTTTGACTTGAAGAGATATTTTATGAATGGTGATTTTAATGTTGGACTTAATTTTGGATTAACAAGCTTCGTCTCATTTTCCGGGATGACCAAAATTCTCTATAATGAAATATTCAAATGGACAGGTTCTTTAAGTTTAGAATACAGAATTCCTAAATATGATTTGACTCTGGGCTTAATGGTTGGTAAATTCTTGATGGGAGATAATAGTTTTCGGATAGATGTTTCAAGAGAATTCGGTGAAATTGAAATAGGCTTTTTCGCCATTAGATCCAGCACAAGCGTCTCTAACGGGGGAATAAATATTACTATTCCTCTATTTCCAGCGAACTATTGGCGACCAAGTTTTGTTAGATTAAGATCAAACGAAAATTTTTCTTGGAGCTACCTAGTTAAAACAAATCCCGATCAGTTAATTGGGTTAAGATATAATACAGATAATAGAATTGGAATTTTTAATAAAAAACTGAATCCAAATTTTATAAAGAACTATTTCTCGATAAATTAA
- a CDS encoding dihydroorotase, translating into MKIIFKQVVLLNPDQKLNQKNDLLIEDGIIKKIGGLKEEDFKSSKIYDFENKFCVPGLFDMHVHLREPGREDEETVETGSNSAAAGGFTGVACMPNTNPDIDSAEVVRFIKEKAKNHLVDVYPVAAATLARKGEALSPMYELYEAGAIAFSDDGVAIKNAGVLRNALEYSKNFGTPIIEHCEDETLADGAMNEGLNSTTLGLQGIPNVAEDLIVARDIMLAEFIGGKVHIAHISSKNSVELVRQAKKRGINITSEVAPHHFTLTDDSLKSYDTNYKMNPPLRTRADLEALLEGLKDGTIDCIASDHAPHSIEEKEMEFIYAPNGIVGLETTLALTLSELVHKKHLTLAQVIEKLSINPRKVLNLPVPQFKEGAPANLTILDPDLIWTVDVSSFKSKSKNSPFDKRLMTGKAIAVVNNQKMYFEEKYFLI; encoded by the coding sequence ATGAAAATTATATTCAAACAAGTTGTTCTACTGAACCCCGATCAAAAATTAAATCAAAAAAATGATCTATTGATTGAAGACGGTATAATAAAAAAAATAGGCGGACTGAAAGAAGAAGATTTTAAATCATCCAAAATTTATGACTTTGAGAACAAATTTTGTGTACCCGGATTATTTGATATGCACGTTCATTTGCGCGAACCTGGTAGAGAAGATGAAGAAACGGTTGAAACCGGAAGTAACTCTGCAGCCGCAGGCGGATTCACAGGTGTTGCATGCATGCCGAATACAAATCCGGATATTGATTCTGCCGAGGTTGTCCGTTTTATAAAAGAGAAAGCTAAAAACCATCTTGTTGATGTTTATCCGGTAGCTGCAGCAACTCTTGCGCGTAAAGGTGAAGCTCTTTCTCCTATGTACGAATTATATGAAGCCGGAGCCATTGCTTTTTCAGATGACGGCGTTGCAATTAAGAATGCCGGTGTTTTAAGAAATGCTTTAGAGTATTCCAAAAATTTTGGAACTCCGATCATTGAACACTGCGAAGACGAAACACTTGCAGATGGGGCAATGAACGAAGGATTAAATTCAACAACACTTGGTCTGCAAGGAATTCCAAATGTTGCTGAAGATCTAATTGTTGCTAGAGATATTATGCTTGCCGAATTTATCGGAGGTAAAGTGCATATTGCTCACATCAGTTCAAAGAACTCGGTTGAACTTGTCCGGCAAGCTAAAAAGCGAGGAATTAATATTACCTCTGAAGTTGCACCGCATCATTTTACTCTGACAGACGATTCTCTAAAATCTTACGACACAAATTATAAAATGAATCCGCCTTTGCGAACCCGAGCCGATCTTGAAGCGTTGTTGGAGGGACTGAAAGATGGAACAATTGATTGTATCGCGAGTGATCATGCACCGCATTCTATCGAAGAAAAAGAGATGGAATTTATTTACGCACCAAACGGAATTGTAGGACTTGAAACTACTCTTGCATTAACCTTAAGCGAACTTGTTCACAAAAAACATTTAACTCTTGCTCAAGTAATTGAAAAACTTTCTATCAATCCAAGAAAAGTATTGAATCTTCCGGTTCCTCAGTTTAAAGAGGGTGCCCCAGCAAATCTTACTATTCTAGATCCGGATTTGATCTGGACTGTTGATGTTTCAAGTTTCAAATCCAAATCGAAAAATTCACCATTTGACAAAAGATTGATGACGGGTAAAGCTATAGCTGTTGTCAATAATCAGAAAATGTACTTCGAAGAAAAATATTTCCTTATCTAA
- a CDS encoding YajQ family cyclic di-GMP-binding protein: protein MATNHSFDIVSEIDFQEVDNALNQAIKEIAQRYDLKDSHTELVLNKKEKQITLNTKDDYSRKQSIDILQTKFIKRGISIKALKYSEPEPAANSRLKQTIDLQSGISKEHAKTVTKMIKESKLKVTSQIQDEQVRVQATKIDDLQAIMKLIKEADLEFPVQFTNYK, encoded by the coding sequence ATGGCAACGAATCATTCCTTCGATATCGTTTCTGAAATTGATTTTCAAGAAGTAGATAATGCCCTCAATCAGGCTATAAAAGAAATTGCTCAACGCTATGATCTAAAGGATTCTCATACAGAACTTGTTCTGAATAAGAAAGAAAAACAGATAACGTTAAATACAAAAGATGATTATTCCCGCAAACAATCAATTGATATCCTTCAAACAAAATTTATTAAGCGAGGCATTTCCATTAAAGCATTAAAATATTCCGAACCCGAACCGGCTGCAAATTCAAGATTGAAGCAAACCATTGATCTTCAAAGCGGAATTTCCAAAGAGCATGCTAAGACCGTAACCAAAATGATCAAAGAGAGTAAACTCAAAGTGACGTCGCAAATTCAGGATGAACAAGTACGTGTACAAGCAACAAAAATTGACGACCTACAAGCTATAATGAAATTAATTAAAGAAGCCGATCTCGAATTCCCGGTTCAATTCACAAACTATAAATAA
- the pyrR gene encoding bifunctional pyr operon transcriptional regulator/uracil phosphoribosyltransferase PyrR: MEIKAKIIDEEGLNRTLTRLAHEILEKNKGSKNLVLIGMRTRGEFIGERIKEKIREIDKSEPNFGVLDITLYRDDFRTRLKQPEVSVTNITFDVNDRDIILIDDVLYTGRTVRAALDALMDLGRPNTIQLCVLVDRGHRELPIRADFVGKNIPTSINEEIRVRIRETDGEDAVYLINVPSKN; encoded by the coding sequence ATGGAAATAAAAGCGAAAATTATTGATGAAGAAGGTCTTAACCGGACCTTAACCCGTCTTGCTCACGAAATTCTTGAAAAGAACAAAGGTTCTAAAAATCTAGTTCTTATTGGAATGCGTACGCGTGGTGAATTCATTGGAGAAAGAATTAAAGAGAAGATCAGGGAAATTGACAAATCCGAACCAAATTTCGGTGTTCTAGATATTACCTTATACCGAGATGACTTCCGCACCCGTCTTAAACAGCCGGAAGTTTCAGTGACGAACATTACATTCGATGTAAATGACCGAGACATAATCCTTATTGATGATGTTCTCTATACCGGAAGAACTGTACGCGCTGCACTTGATGCGCTGATGGATCTTGGAAGACCTAATACTATACAACTTTGTGTTCTAGTTGATAGAGGACATCGCGAACTGCCGATACGTGCCGATTTTGTGGGGAAAAATATTCCAACTTCAATCAACGAAGAAATCCGTGTACGGATAAGAGAAACTGATGGTGAAGATGCTGTTTATTTAATAAACGTTCCAAGTAAAAATTAG